The Dethiosulfovibrio russensis sequence CCGACGCTCCCTGTTTTCTCAGTCCCGCCGCCGCCGGGATCACCCCGCAGGAACACAGGGGTAGGGGGATTCCCGCCAGTGAGGCTCTCACCACGGGGGCTACACCACGTCCTCCCAGAAAACGGTTGACCCAGCCGGGATCTATGAATGCTTTCAGAAATCCGCTGAGCATGATCCCGATCAACATGTAGGGGGCCGCATCGAGAAACATATGTCCCGCTTCTTTGACGATTTCCACCGTAAAATTCATCTTTCCTCTTCCCTTCCTCTATGTTCCTGGTGCTCCAGGCCTATAGTCAATATCAGGTATACGTGATGATCGTCGAGAGAGTAGAACAACTTCTGACCCTCCCGTCTTCTCTTGACTAGCTTGAGCTGTCTGAGGCTTCTGAGGTGATGGGACGTCGACGAATCGCTTATTCCCAAAGAAGAGGATATCTCGGAAACGCATTTCTCCGTCTCCATAAGTTCGAGCGCTATCCCCAGCCTCGTAGGATCTCCCAGAGCCTTGAACATGGCTGACAATTCCTCCAAAAAAGGTCTATCCTTTCCCAAGTCGGACCCACTCCCTTCGATATATGAGTATATATTCAAATATACCTTTAGTCAAGTATCCCTTGCGGTTTCAGGCGGAAACTGATATACAAACACACGTGGTTTAAAGAAGGGAGAGGAAAATATGTCCCGAAAAAAAGCTTTTCGGATGACTTTAATAACCGTTTGCATAGCCATAGGGTCCTGGTTTTTTGGCTTGGCTGCGGGGAAAATCGTTGTGGATTCCTGGGATCTGGAGGATTGTTGGATAGTGGAGATAGAGACGTTCCGGCAGGTAGAGGAGGATCCGTCGGAAAAAATGAGCGAGGACGACGGATGGAAAAGCCTTCGCTTCGAAGTCTTGGCTACATTTCTCACAGGAGATTTGGAAGGAAGAAGCGGCAAGGTCACGGTGGAACAGCTGGAGGGTAGTTATCTGAAGATGGTTCCCGGAAAGAAGTATATCCTTATG is a genomic window containing:
- a CDS encoding ArsR/SmtB family transcription factor, translated to MGKDRPFLEELSAMFKALGDPTRLGIALELMETEKCVSEISSSLGISDSSTSHHLRSLRQLKLVKRRREGQKLFYSLDDHHVYLILTIGLEHQEHRGREEER